A part of Gossypium hirsutum isolate 1008001.06 chromosome A07, Gossypium_hirsutum_v2.1, whole genome shotgun sequence genomic DNA contains:
- the LOC107948551 gene encoding probable U3 small nucleolar RNA-associated protein 7 — protein MGAKKENNGDDMDEKVKKYLRGEAANLEGLKDKKLKGQLAVREDLYGKSAKTAAKIEKWLLPSEGGYLEAEGIEKTWRIKQESIAREIDISSSKNQYDIVLPELGPYTLDFTSNGRYMAAAGRKGHLAIVDMKTLNLIKEIQVKETVRDVVYLHNELFFAVAQKKYPYIYNRGGTELHCLKEHGAVLRLQFLKNHFLLASINKFGQLHYQDVTMGEMVGNFRTGLGRTDVMQVNPFNGVVALGHSSGTVTMWKPTSSVPLVKMLCHPGPVSSLAFHPNGHLMATSGKENKIKIWDLRKFEVIQTMPGHAKTLNFSQKGLLAAGTGSFIKILADFSGSQNYNSYMTHSMAKGYQVGKVLFRPYEDVLGIGHSMGWSSILIPGSGEPNFDSWVANPFETSKQRREKEVHSLLDKLPPETIMLDPTKVGTVRAPQKKEKPTKKEIEAEMEAAIETAKDTDFKKKTKGRNKPSKRAKKRQEMIERAKKPFLEQQIQEHERSRKKQKTNPETEMPKSLQRFVRQKAA, from the exons ATGGGTGCTAAAAAGGAGAATAACGGTGATGATATGGACGAAAAAGTGAAGAAGTATCTTAGAGGAGAAGCTGCAAATTTGGAG GGATTAAAGGACAAGAAACTAAAGGGCCAGCTTGCTGTAAGAGAAGATTTGTATGGAAAATCTGCGAAAACTGCTGCCAAGATTGAGAAA tgGCTTTTGCCAAGTGAGGGTGGTTATTTGGAGGCAGAAGGTATTGAGAAGACATGGAGGATCAAGCAAGAATCCATTGCTCGTGAGATTGATATCTCAAGCTCGAAGAACCAGTATGATATTGTTTTACCAG AACTTGGTCCTTACACTCTAGATTTCACCTCAAATGGTCGGTATATGGCAGCCGCTGGACGTAAGGGCCATCTGGCTATTGTTGATATGAAGACATTAAACCTAATTAAGGAGATTCAG GTTAAAGAAACAGTACGGGATGTAGTGTACTTGCATAATGAACTCTTTTTTGCTGTTGCTCAGAAAAA GTACCCTTATATTTATAATCGTGGTGGAACTGAGCTCCATTGTTTAAAG GAACACGGTGCAGTACTAAGACTCCAGTTTCTGAAAAACCACTTCCTCTTGGCATCAATAAACAAATTTGGGCAGCTTCATTATCAGGATGTTACAATGGGTGAGATGGTAGGCAATTTCCGGACTGGTTTAGGCCGCACTGATGTTATGCAGGTCAATCCATTTAACGGAGTTGTTGCATTGGGTCATTCTAGTGGTACAGTAACCATGTGGAAGCCCACCAGTTCTGTCCCACTTGTAAAGATGCTATGCCATCCTGGACCTGTCTCATCATTGGCGTTCCATCCAAATGGGCATCTCATGGCTACATCtggtaaagaaaataaaatcaagatttgGGACTTGAGGAAGTTTGAGGTTATTCAAACAATGCCAGGTCATGCAAAGACCTTGAATTTCAGTCAGAAAGGCTTGCTTGCTGCCGGAACTGGatcatttataaaaattttagctGATTTTTCTGGATCTCAGAATTATAATAGTTATATGACTCATTCTATGGCTAAAGGTTACCAGGTAGGGAAAGTTTTGTTTCGACCGTATGAAGATGTTTTGGGGATAGGACACTCCATGGGTTGGTCTAGTATTCTTATTCCAGGATCCGGGGAACCCAACTTTGATTCTTGGGTGGCAAACCCATTCGAAACATCTAAACAGAGGCGAGAGAAGGAAGTGCACTCTCTGCTCGACAAGCTTCCACCCGAAACAATAATGTTGGACCCAACCAAGGTTGGTACAGTGAGAGCACcacaaaagaaagagaagccaACGAAGAAGGAGATAGAAGCTGAAATGGAAGCTGCCATTGAAACTGCAAAGGATACCgactttaaaaagaaaacaaagggaAGGAACAAGCCGAGTAAGAGAGCAAAGAAGAGACAAGAGATGATTGAAAGAGCCAAGAAACCGTTCTTGGAACAGCAAATACAGGAACATGAAAGGTCTAGAAAGAAGCAGAAAACCAATCCGGAaactgaaatgccgaaaagtttaCAGCGGTTTGTTCGTCAGAAAGCAGCTTAA